In Microtus pennsylvanicus isolate mMicPen1 chromosome 17, mMicPen1.hap1, whole genome shotgun sequence, one genomic interval encodes:
- the Sag gene encoding S-arrestin → MPSFFPKVTIYLGKRDYVDHVSQVEPVDGVVLVDPELVKGKKVYVTLTCAFRYGQEDIDVIGLTFRRDLYFSRVQVYPPVGAMSAPTQLQESLLKKLGDNTYPFLLTFPDYLPCSVMLQPAPQDVGKSCGVDFEVKAFATDSPDSDEDKIPKKSSVRLLIRKVQHAPPEMGPQPSSEASWQFFMSDKPLHLSVSLSKEIYFHGEPIPVTVTVTNNTEKTVKKIKVLVEQVANVVLYSSDYYVKPVAAEETQEKVGPNSTLTKTLVLVPLLANNRERRGIALDGKIKHEDTNLASSTIIKEGIDRTVMGILVSYQIKVKLTVSGFLGELTSSEVATEVPFRLMHPQPEDSAKESVQDENLVFEEFARQNLQDVGENTEKKKDEEAGQDE, encoded by the exons ATGGTGTTGTGTTGGTGGATCCCGAGCTGGTGAAGGGGAAGAAAG TGTATGTCACTCTGACTTGCGCCTTCCGCTATGGCCAGGAAGACATTGACGTGATTGGCCTGACCTTCCGCAGGGACCTGTACTTTTCTCGGGTCCAGGTATACCCTCCTGTTGGGGCCATGAGTGCCCCTACCCAACTCCAGGAGAGCCTGCTCAAGAAACTGGGAGACAACACCTACCCATTTCTGCTCACG TTTCCTGACTACCTGCCCTGTTCAGTGATGTTGCAGCCGGCTCCACAAGACGTAGGGAAG AGCTGTGGAGTCGACTTTGAGGTCAAAGCATTTGCCACAGACTCCCCAGATAGCGACGAGGACAAGATCCCCAAGAA GAGCTCTGTGCGGCTATTGATCCGGAAAGTACAGCATGCCCCTCCTGAGATGGGTCCCCAGCCCAGTTCTGAGGCTTCCTGGCAGTTCTTCATGTCTGACAAGCCTCTGCACCTCTCAGTTTCCCTCAGCAAAGAG ATCTATTTTCATGGGGAGCCCATCCCTGTGACTGTGACAGTGACCAACAACACAGAGAAGACTGTGAAGAAGATTAAAGTATTAG TGGAACAAGTAGCCAATGTGGTTCTCTACTCAAGTGATTATTACGTCAAGCCTGTGGCCGCGGAGGAAACACA agaaAAAGTGGGGCCAAACAGCACTTTGACCAAGACGCTGGTGCTGGTGCCCCTGCTGGctaacaacagagagagaagaggcattGCGCTGGATGGGAAGATCAAACACGAGGACACAAACCTGGCCTCCAGCACCAT CATCAAGGAGGGCATCGATCGGACGGTCATGGGTATCCTGGTGTCATACCAAATCAAGGTGAAGCTCACAGTGTCAGG CTTTCTAGGAGAACTCACATCCAG TGAGGTGGCCACGGAAGTGCCATTTCGCCTCATGCACCCACAGCCCGAGGACTCAG CAAAGGAGAG tGTTCAGGATGAAAACCTGGTTTTTGAGGAGTTTGCTCGCCAAAACCTGCAAGATGTtggagaaaacacagaaaagaagaaagatgaggaGGCGGGCCAGGATGAGTGA